One genomic window of uncultured delta proteobacterium includes the following:
- a CDS encoding putative Integral membrane sensor signal transduction histidine kinase (Evidence 3 : Function proposed based on presence of conserved amino acid motif, structural feature or limited homology) has product MNTITDKGALVRTLLTLILLIAFLGQIDIRPFSNDFRFSLGVPVLAFILLYFPTASPVIYSTIAGLVMVILRGVIAFGSTEEITLDLYIFRNMPVMVFYLAFGCLFSLFDVQRRSGRGMHLFFLLLACEILANVAELFVMHVFLSQPLERGVFFVVLIGVLRCGATAAVYRLTIYWQERHDRALHEARYRRMLLFFSNIKTDLLFFRKSMDDIESAMKYSYSLYEKLKGGELGEEALSVSRRIHEVKKEYQRLNASMEKVLSGEYVEEPMRLSDMFSLLQANTETLLATRKLPITVSFTCHGDWMIRHYYTIISIINNLVINAVEAMAGRGGGSIAVNARCEDGFCVLEVADNGPGIAEDLLDCIFEPGFSTKFDPATGEMSTGIGLAHVKSIVENHCDGKITVHSSPEGTLFSIRIPEKSMDGGNGV; this is encoded by the coding sequence ATGAACACCATCACCGACAAAGGAGCACTGGTCAGGACCCTGCTCACGCTGATCCTGCTGATCGCCTTTTTGGGCCAGATCGACATCCGGCCCTTTTCCAATGATTTCCGGTTCTCGCTCGGCGTGCCGGTTTTGGCCTTCATTCTGCTGTATTTTCCGACCGCCTCGCCCGTGATTTACTCAACCATCGCCGGGCTGGTGATGGTTATCCTGCGCGGGGTGATCGCGTTCGGCTCCACGGAAGAAATAACCCTGGATCTGTATATTTTCCGGAACATGCCGGTCATGGTTTTCTATCTGGCCTTCGGCTGCCTGTTCTCCCTATTCGACGTCCAGAGACGGTCCGGCAGGGGCATGCACCTGTTTTTCCTGCTCCTAGCCTGTGAAATCCTGGCCAACGTCGCGGAACTGTTCGTGATGCACGTCTTCCTCTCCCAGCCGCTTGAACGGGGGGTTTTCTTCGTCGTTCTGATCGGGGTGTTGCGGTGCGGCGCGACGGCAGCCGTCTACCGGCTGACGATCTACTGGCAGGAACGCCACGACCGGGCTCTGCACGAGGCGCGCTACCGGCGGATGCTGCTCTTTTTCTCCAACATCAAGACCGACCTGTTGTTTTTCCGCAAATCCATGGACGATATCGAGTCGGCCATGAAGTACAGCTATTCTCTTTATGAGAAGCTGAAAGGCGGCGAATTGGGGGAGGAAGCCCTTTCCGTCTCCCGGCGGATCCACGAGGTGAAAAAGGAATACCAGCGCCTCAACGCCAGCATGGAAAAGGTGTTGTCCGGGGAATACGTGGAAGAACCCATGCGGCTTTCGGACATGTTTTCCCTGCTCCAGGCCAACACGGAAACCCTCCTGGCCACCAGAAAGCTGCCGATCACCGTCTCCTTCACCTGCCACGGCGACTGGATGATAAGGCATTATTACACGATCATTTCCATCATAAACAATCTGGTCATCAACGCGGTGGAAGCCATGGCCGGCCGGGGGGGCGGCTCGATCGCGGTGAACGCCCGGTGCGAGGACGGGTTTTGCGTCCTGGAGGTGGCGGATAACGGCCCCGGCATTGCCGAGGACCTCCTGGACTGCATCTTTGAGCCGGGATTTTCCACCAAGTTCGACCCGGCCACCGGGGAGATGTCCACCGGCATCGGCCTCGCCCATGTGAAGAGCATTGTGGAAAACCACTGCGACGGGAAAATCACCGTGCATTCAAGCCCGGAAGGCACGCTTTTCAGTATCCGGATACCCGAGAAAAGCATGGACGGAGGTAACGGCGTGTGA
- a CDS encoding conserved hypothetical protein (Evidence 4 : Homologs of previously reported genes of unknown function), which translates to MELKDILEQHAGAVMDRQQVLGERLGSHEWAADTESGMIFFSGPNIESPFEIIGTVSSATGEWLWGWANASLPGDLAVISDSLHAVGKAEGIDFFTKERFPATKDDLHAMGIAACGLGGAKGYYIADYGDGILLVALKDESVLHGWQPEHSRIFSVFPRVIQLFDLDHKAALQHYLTSLGYAVSEEGGLSAVKDGRIVTATFDTQGRLAELQNG; encoded by the coding sequence ATGGAACTGAAAGATATTCTGGAGCAACACGCGGGCGCGGTCATGGACCGCCAGCAGGTTCTGGGCGAACGGCTCGGCAGCCACGAGTGGGCGGCGGACACGGAAAGCGGCATGATCTTTTTCAGCGGGCCGAACATTGAAAGCCCGTTCGAGATCATCGGCACCGTTTCCAGCGCCACCGGCGAATGGCTCTGGGGGTGGGCCAACGCCTCCCTGCCCGGCGATCTGGCGGTGATTTCCGACTCTCTCCATGCCGTGGGCAAGGCCGAGGGGATAGATTTTTTCACGAAGGAACGGTTCCCGGCGACAAAAGACGACCTGCACGCCATGGGCATCGCTGCCTGCGGCCTTGGCGGGGCGAAAGGCTATTACATCGCGGATTACGGGGACGGTATTTTGCTGGTGGCCCTGAAGGACGAGAGCGTCCTGCACGGCTGGCAGCCGGAGCATTCGCGTATTTTCTCGGTATTTCCCCGAGTGATCCAGCTGTTTGACCTGGACCACAAAGCGGCCCTGCAACACTACCTCACCTCCCTCGGCTACGCGGTCAGCGAGGAGGGGGGCCTGTCCGCCGTCAAAGACGGCAGAATCGTTACCGCGACCTTTGACACGCAAGGCAGGCTGGCGGAACTGCAAAACGGGTAA
- a CDS encoding hypothetical protein (Evidence 5 : No homology to any previously reported sequences) has translation MRYTAKRSTRRLPDAARKGARHAPIRKDRHAREKNRYPSVILLRNAGSAMLTFRNTIKTGARLNCFFLYC, from the coding sequence ATGCGATACACCGCGAAGCGAAGCACCCGGCGCCTGCCGGACGCCGCGAGGAAAGGCGCGCGCCATGCCCCCATCCGCAAGGACCGGCACGCGCGGGAAAAAAACCGCTATCCCTCCGTAATTCTGCTACGGAATGCGGGATCAGCCATGCTCACCTTCAGAAACACCATAAAAACCGGCGCCCGCTTGAATTGCTTTTTTCTGTATTGCTGA
- a CDS encoding transposase — protein sequence MIKRKTEQQGMMELVYIEQLVPKEHLLRKIDKAIDFRFIYDKVKDRYCPDNGRPAVDPVVLFKMLFIGYLFGIRSEQQLIREIEVNVAYRWFLGFTLTDKIPHASTFSQNRRRRFNDSPVYQEIFDEIVLQAIKRKMVDGKTLYTDSTHLKASANKGKYDKAQVLKSVRDYVEELDRDIDEDRRKHGKKPLPPRDETPETKEIKVSTTDPDSGYMVREGKPKGFFYLDHRTVDGICGIITDSFVTPGNVHDSQPYLSRLDRQRKRFGFNVESAGLDAAYFTPHICKGLVERDIYGVIGYSRPTHRAGYLRKRDFVYDETCDCQLCPQNRVLRYRTTTRDGYREYVSDPSVCRNCSLLGQCTASRNHTKAVTRHIWQEYKDIINEYRYEDKGKAIYKRRKETVERSFADGKELHGHRYARFRGLAKVQMQCLLSAACQNMKKIALRIWERSNGPCGPGFSRSQTTLSRLFSHLWRICSAPKSAVPA from the coding sequence ATGATAAAGCGCAAAACCGAACAGCAAGGCATGATGGAACTGGTATATATCGAGCAACTCGTGCCTAAAGAACATCTTCTTCGTAAAATCGACAAGGCTATCGACTTCAGATTCATCTATGACAAGGTCAAAGATAGATACTGTCCCGATAACGGCAGGCCGGCAGTTGATCCGGTTGTGCTATTCAAGATGCTTTTTATTGGGTATTTGTTCGGCATTCGCAGCGAGCAACAGTTGATTCGCGAAATCGAAGTCAATGTCGCATATCGTTGGTTTCTCGGCTTTACTCTCACCGACAAAATCCCCCACGCCAGCACCTTCAGCCAAAACCGCCGCAGGCGTTTCAATGACAGCCCGGTTTACCAGGAAATTTTTGACGAGATTGTGCTCCAGGCCATAAAGCGCAAGATGGTGGACGGCAAAACGCTGTACACCGATTCAACCCACCTGAAAGCCAGTGCCAACAAGGGAAAATATGACAAGGCCCAGGTGCTCAAATCCGTACGCGATTATGTGGAGGAACTTGACCGGGACATTGATGAAGACCGCCGCAAGCATGGCAAAAAGCCTTTGCCGCCCCGCGATGAGACTCCGGAAACCAAGGAAATCAAGGTCAGCACCACGGACCCGGACAGCGGGTATATGGTGCGCGAGGGCAAACCCAAGGGTTTTTTCTATCTGGATCACCGTACCGTGGACGGAATCTGCGGCATCATAACCGACAGTTTCGTTACCCCCGGCAATGTGCATGACTCTCAGCCCTACCTCTCCCGCCTTGATCGCCAACGGAAGCGTTTTGGTTTCAACGTCGAGTCCGCAGGCCTTGATGCAGCCTACTTCACTCCCCATATCTGCAAAGGCCTTGTGGAAAGAGATATTTATGGAGTCATCGGGTACAGCCGCCCCACACACCGCGCGGGTTACCTGCGCAAAAGGGATTTTGTCTATGATGAGACTTGTGACTGCCAGCTCTGCCCGCAAAACCGAGTCCTGCGCTATAGGACAACGACCCGGGACGGTTACCGTGAATATGTCTCGGACCCGTCCGTTTGCCGCAACTGCTCCCTTCTCGGGCAATGCACCGCCAGTCGCAACCATACCAAAGCAGTAACGCGCCATATCTGGCAGGAATATAAAGATATAATCAACGAATATCGCTACGAGGACAAAGGCAAAGCCATCTACAAACGCCGTAAGGAGACAGTGGAGCGGAGCTTTGCCGACGGCAAGGAATTACATGGGCATCGCTACGCCCGCTTCCGAGGCCTTGCGAAGGTCCAGATGCAATGCCTCTTGTCCGCCGCCTGCCAGAACATGAAGAAAATAGCCCTGCGCATCTGGGAGCGGTCAAACGGCCCTTGCGGCCCAGGCTTTTCCCGCTCCCAAACGACACTTTCCCGCTTGTTTTCCCATCTTTGGAGAATTTGCTCCGCTCCAAAATCCGCAGTGCCCGCATAA
- the gidA gene encoding glucose-inhibited cell-division protein (Evidence 2a : Function of homologous gene experimentally demonstrated in an other organism; PubMedId : 370832, 6357950, 6395859; Product type cp : cell process) produces the protein MVSHSTTGVFDCIIIGGGHAGSEAAAATARMGLATLLLTSSTDHLGQMSCNPAIGGLAKGHMVREIDALGGRMGLWADSATIQFKMLNTSKGPAVRAPRAQMDRELYARAVKNDLYATPNLTVIQDMVTGLELSGGRAHAVTTYLGRRFEAGAIMVTAGTFLRGKLFFGERSHSGGRLGDAASDALSPSLEAAGIFLRRFMTCTPPRVLGAGIDFDALVPQPGDEAPRGFSFHGPGVSLPQQPCYMTWTNEKSHAVIRDNLHRSPMYNGAIPGPGPRYCPAIEDKIARFPEKTRHQIFVEPEGLHDPLFYLNNLPTGLPVEVQQTFINTMPGLERCRIVRPGYAIEYDCIDAQCLKPTLECAAVPGLWFAGQVNGTSGYEEAAAQGIFAAINIAARFRGKAPFLPGRDVSYIHVLTDDLTTKGTNEPYRMFTSRAEHRLLLREGNADLRLTPLGREYGLVSDAQWAVFSRRAAAVAALTDALNTITIRPDAAMQPVFASLGEALPSNTRTLADILRRPNVSSETLAVFWPDIMTYPEDVRQEVETAVAYQGYLDRQHDLAARSASLEKTLLPEDMPYKDVAGLTLEVVEKLTALKPMTLGQAGRVPGVTPAAVACLDIHLRKMSRQKDRAGKE, from the coding sequence ATGGTATCGCACTCGACCACAGGCGTTTTTGACTGCATCATCATCGGCGGCGGCCACGCCGGTTCCGAGGCCGCGGCCGCGACCGCGCGCATGGGCCTTGCCACCCTGCTCCTGACCAGCAGCACGGACCATCTCGGCCAGATGTCCTGCAACCCGGCCATCGGCGGTCTGGCCAAGGGCCATATGGTGCGGGAGATCGACGCCCTCGGCGGGCGCATGGGCCTATGGGCGGATTCCGCCACCATCCAGTTCAAGATGCTCAACACCAGCAAGGGCCCGGCGGTGCGCGCCCCGCGCGCCCAGATGGACCGTGAGCTCTACGCCCGTGCCGTCAAAAACGATCTGTACGCAACGCCGAACCTCACGGTCATACAGGACATGGTCACCGGCCTGGAACTCTCGGGCGGCAGAGCCCACGCCGTCACAACGTACCTCGGCAGGCGGTTCGAGGCCGGGGCCATTATGGTGACCGCCGGAACCTTTTTGCGGGGCAAGCTCTTTTTCGGCGAGCGGAGCCATTCCGGCGGCAGGCTGGGGGACGCGGCATCCGACGCGCTTTCCCCGTCCCTTGAGGCGGCGGGCATTTTCCTGCGCCGCTTCATGACCTGCACGCCCCCGCGCGTGCTCGGCGCCGGCATCGACTTTGACGCCCTGGTCCCGCAGCCCGGGGATGAAGCCCCGCGCGGGTTCAGCTTTCACGGGCCCGGCGTTTCGCTCCCGCAGCAGCCCTGCTACATGACCTGGACCAACGAAAAAAGCCACGCCGTCATCCGCGACAACCTGCACCGCTCGCCCATGTACAACGGGGCCATCCCCGGCCCGGGCCCGCGCTACTGCCCGGCCATCGAGGACAAGATCGCCCGCTTCCCGGAAAAGACCCGGCACCAGATTTTCGTGGAGCCGGAAGGGCTTCACGATCCCCTCTTCTACCTGAACAACCTGCCGACCGGCCTGCCGGTAGAAGTGCAGCAGACCTTTATCAACACCATGCCGGGCCTTGAGCGCTGCCGGATCGTGCGGCCGGGCTACGCCATCGAATACGACTGCATTGACGCCCAATGCCTGAAACCCACCCTGGAATGCGCCGCCGTGCCCGGCCTGTGGTTCGCGGGGCAGGTCAACGGCACGTCAGGATATGAGGAAGCCGCCGCCCAGGGCATCTTCGCGGCCATCAACATCGCGGCCCGGTTCCGGGGCAAGGCCCCGTTCCTCCCGGGCCGGGACGTTTCCTACATTCACGTGCTCACCGACGACCTCACCACCAAGGGCACCAACGAGCCCTACCGCATGTTCACCTCCCGCGCCGAGCACCGGCTGCTCCTGCGCGAAGGCAACGCGGACCTTCGCCTGACGCCGCTGGGCCGGGAATACGGCCTGGTATCCGACGCGCAATGGGCCGTGTTTTCGCGCAGGGCGGCGGCCGTCGCGGCACTGACGGACGCGCTGAACACCATCACCATCCGGCCGGACGCCGCCATGCAGCCCGTGTTTGCAAGCCTGGGGGAGGCGCTGCCGTCCAACACCCGGACCCTTGCGGATATCCTGCGCCGTCCCAACGTAAGCTCAGAGACCCTCGCGGTCTTCTGGCCGGACATCATGACCTACCCCGAGGACGTCCGCCAGGAGGTGGAAACCGCCGTCGCTTACCAGGGGTACCTCGACCGGCAGCACGACCTGGCCGCGCGGTCCGCTTCCCTGGAAAAAACGCTGCTGCCCGAAGACATGCCGTACAAGGACGTCGCCGGGCTGACCCTTGAGGTGGTGGAAAAGCTCACCGCCTTAAAGCCCATGACCTTGGGGCAGGCCGGGCGCGTCCCCGGCGTGACGCCCGCGGCCGTGGCCTGCCTGGATATCCATTTGCGGAAAATGAGCAGGCAAAAAGACCGGGCCGGAAAAGAATAG
- a CDS encoding Sodium:dicarboxylate symporter produces MAHGATQKKGIPLWGKILIGLIIGCIIGFLWPSLGSKLQPIGTAFIKAIKMIVMPLIFSAVTLGIYKMGSDLKQLGKLGIFAFGWFYLATGVAMVIGISLSILFHPGAGVDLSLAQGTTLPSHIGANMDWAKFFLDIIPDNIVMAMAQQKIIPTLFFAICFGICLSQIKGKAKPIIDVLDGVQNAMFRLTHGIIATSPYAVAGIMAWVFATQGLALLLALAKLVGVMYLGLFCIMIIFGVIVALLGENPFYVLKKVLEPFLLAFTTASSEVTLPVHMEILERTGIPNRVVSFVLPLGYSFNLDGAALGQSLYICFLAQAYGLELGIASILTILVTTLIANKGTANVPSASIVVISVVLGSLGLPLEGIAILMAVDRFMDMGRTAVNVLGNTVACLLLYRIAGGHLKDDDLERIERQQLAGVGADD; encoded by the coding sequence ATGGCACACGGCGCAACGCAAAAGAAAGGCATCCCTCTGTGGGGCAAGATCCTTATCGGTCTTATCATCGGCTGTATCATAGGGTTCCTCTGGCCTTCCCTGGGCAGCAAGCTCCAACCCATCGGAACGGCCTTTATCAAGGCCATCAAGATGATCGTCATGCCGCTGATCTTTTCCGCCGTCACACTGGGCATCTACAAGATGGGCTCGGACCTGAAGCAGTTGGGCAAGCTCGGCATTTTCGCGTTCGGCTGGTTTTATCTGGCCACGGGCGTGGCCATGGTTATCGGCATCAGCCTGAGCATCCTTTTCCACCCCGGCGCGGGCGTTGATCTTTCCCTCGCCCAGGGCACGACGCTGCCGAGCCATATCGGCGCCAACATGGACTGGGCCAAGTTCTTCCTGGACATCATCCCGGATAACATCGTGATGGCCATGGCCCAGCAGAAGATTATCCCCACCCTGTTCTTCGCGATCTGCTTCGGGATCTGCCTGTCCCAGATCAAGGGAAAGGCCAAGCCCATCATCGACGTGCTGGACGGCGTGCAGAACGCCATGTTCCGCCTGACCCACGGCATTATCGCCACCTCTCCCTATGCCGTTGCCGGCATCATGGCCTGGGTGTTCGCAACCCAAGGGCTCGCGCTGCTGCTGGCGCTCGCCAAGCTCGTGGGCGTCATGTACCTCGGCCTGTTCTGCATCATGATTATTTTCGGGGTCATCGTGGCCCTGCTCGGCGAAAATCCTTTCTACGTCCTGAAGAAGGTGCTGGAACCGTTCCTGCTCGCCTTCACCACCGCTTCCTCCGAAGTGACGCTGCCCGTGCACATGGAAATCCTGGAACGGACCGGCATCCCCAACCGCGTGGTCTCCTTCGTGCTGCCGCTCGGCTACAGCTTCAACCTGGACGGCGCGGCGCTGGGCCAGTCCCTGTACATCTGCTTCCTGGCCCAGGCCTACGGGCTTGAGCTGGGCATCGCGTCCATTCTGACCATCCTGGTGACCACGCTCATCGCCAACAAGGGCACGGCCAACGTGCCTTCCGCGTCCATCGTGGTCATTTCCGTGGTGCTCGGGTCCCTTGGCCTGCCGCTGGAAGGCATCGCCATCCTCATGGCCGTGGACCGGTTCATGGACATGGGCCGCACGGCCGTCAACGTTCTGGGCAACACGGTCGCCTGCCTCCTGCTGTACCGGATCGCGGGCGGCCACCTGAAGGACGACGATCTGGAACGGATCGAACGCCAGCAACTGGCCGGAGTGGGAGCCGACGACTAA
- a CDS encoding L-lactate transport, whose protein sequence is MLDMPPFTQSVYAPLVAMLPVLWLFVSLGVLKMSTPVACAAGLAMSAVLAVAGWGFTPVLAAKAFLDGAAFALMPILWVIFAALLTYSIAVETKAMDRIKDLLASVSRDRRIQALLIAWGFGGFMESVAGFGTAVAVPAAVLVSLGFAPFCAAVVCLLANTVAVAFGVVGIPVITLAWITDLPVTELSTRIVLQLTAFVFIVPIFIVTAVTGSVRGVAGVWVHALGAGASFGVVQFIAARYIGPEMPAILGSLAAFATTAALAKYLPPKQIWTFAHDGEESVLHGGETRAGGIRPREQTAGGARLDLAAQLKAWSPYIVLLILVLASRMIGPVNALLAKATSLHAIYDGPGGKPLAVAWLLTPGTLVLIAALIGGRIQGASFGAILRLSGKTARQMGKSVITIVCIVALAKMLGYSGMVNTVAVALADVAGTFYPLVAPVLGMLGTFITGSDTSSNILFGQLQKQVALSIGVSPIWIAAANTSGACIGKIISLQSIAIAGISANIAGREGELLIVCVKYALPFIVALGALVFAVA, encoded by the coding sequence ATGCTTGACATGCCGCCGTTCACCCAGTCCGTGTATGCCCCTTTGGTGGCCATGCTGCCCGTGCTCTGGCTTTTCGTCAGCCTGGGTGTTCTGAAAATGTCCACGCCGGTGGCCTGCGCCGCCGGGCTTGCCATGAGCGCCGTTCTGGCCGTCGCGGGCTGGGGCTTTACGCCGGTTCTGGCCGCCAAGGCGTTCCTTGACGGCGCGGCCTTCGCCCTCATGCCCATTCTCTGGGTCATTTTCGCGGCCCTCCTGACCTATTCCATTGCCGTGGAAACAAAGGCCATGGACCGCATCAAGGACCTTCTGGCTTCCGTCTCCCGCGACAGGCGCATCCAGGCGCTGCTCATCGCCTGGGGGTTCGGCGGGTTCATGGAGTCCGTGGCCGGGTTCGGCACGGCTGTCGCGGTTCCGGCCGCGGTTCTGGTTTCCCTCGGATTCGCCCCGTTTTGCGCGGCGGTGGTATGCCTTCTGGCCAACACCGTTGCCGTGGCGTTCGGGGTGGTGGGGATACCCGTCATCACCCTTGCCTGGATAACGGATCTGCCCGTTACCGAGCTTTCCACCCGGATCGTGCTGCAGCTGACGGCCTTTGTGTTCATCGTGCCGATTTTCATCGTGACGGCCGTGACCGGGAGCGTGCGCGGCGTGGCCGGGGTGTGGGTGCACGCCCTTGGGGCGGGTGCGAGCTTCGGCGTGGTGCAGTTCATCGCGGCCCGGTATATCGGCCCGGAGATGCCCGCCATTCTCGGCTCCCTGGCCGCGTTCGCGACCACGGCGGCTCTGGCAAAATACCTGCCGCCCAAACAGATCTGGACCTTTGCCCACGACGGGGAGGAGAGCGTTCTCCATGGCGGAGAAACGCGGGCGGGCGGAATCCGCCCGCGCGAACAAACGGCGGGCGGAGCCCGCCTGGACCTCGCCGCGCAACTTAAAGCCTGGTCTCCCTATATCGTTTTGCTCATCCTCGTTCTGGCGAGCCGGATGATCGGGCCGGTCAACGCGCTGCTCGCCAAGGCCACGAGCCTGCACGCCATTTACGACGGCCCCGGCGGCAAGCCGCTTGCCGTAGCCTGGCTGCTCACGCCGGGAACCCTTGTCCTGATAGCCGCCCTGATCGGCGGGCGTATCCAGGGAGCGTCTTTCGGGGCCATTCTTCGTCTGTCCGGGAAGACCGCGCGCCAGATGGGAAAAAGCGTGATAACCATCGTGTGCATCGTGGCGCTGGCCAAGATGCTGGGCTACAGCGGCATGGTCAACACGGTGGCCGTGGCCCTGGCGGATGTCGCGGGAACCTTCTACCCGCTGGTGGCGCCGGTTTTGGGCATGCTCGGCACCTTCATCACCGGGAGCGACACCAGCTCCAACATTTTGTTCGGCCAGTTGCAGAAGCAGGTGGCGTTGAGCATCGGGGTTTCCCCGATCTGGATAGCCGCGGCCAACACCAGCGGGGCATGCATCGGCAAGATCATTTCCCTCCAGAGCATCGCCATTGCCGGGATTTCGGCCAATATCGCGGGCAGGGAAGGGGAGCTCTTGATCGTGTGCGTGAAGTACGCGCTGCCGTTTATCGTGGCGCTGGGCGCGCTGGTGTTCGCGGTTGCGTGA
- a CDS encoding Response regulator receiver protein: MNASFYILDDDKTVRKILGRIIADHDLGAVAGEAEDGAVAYGEIKALRPDIVLIDLLLPGVDGITLVGNLKPDCPNTCFVMLSQVADKDMVGKAYQAGVDFFINKPINMIEVVSVIGQVHERMSMRNIIQSLRVTIGGIEPVAERPPGKSGEETRRRQIRGTLAKLGILGESGSEDIVEMCLLLLGREAGTECPKKMNELYALIAKKHAEQGRKINAASVEQRVRRAISKALNNTANLGLEDYNNEFFVAFGSSFFDFTDVRNQMNFLRGSSEIQGKINVKKFIEGLAMQVQEEG, encoded by the coding sequence GTGAATGCCAGCTTTTACATCCTTGATGACGACAAGACGGTCCGGAAAATTCTGGGCAGGATCATCGCGGACCACGACCTGGGCGCCGTGGCAGGGGAGGCCGAGGACGGAGCCGTGGCCTACGGGGAGATCAAGGCGCTCCGGCCGGACATCGTGCTCATCGACCTGTTGCTGCCCGGCGTCGACGGCATAACCCTCGTCGGCAACCTTAAGCCGGACTGCCCGAACACCTGCTTCGTCATGCTCTCCCAGGTGGCGGATAAAGACATGGTGGGCAAGGCCTATCAGGCCGGGGTCGATTTTTTCATCAACAAGCCCATCAACATGATCGAAGTGGTTTCCGTCATCGGCCAGGTGCATGAGCGCATGAGCATGCGCAACATCATCCAGTCGCTGCGGGTGACCATCGGCGGCATTGAACCGGTTGCCGAGCGTCCCCCCGGAAAGTCGGGGGAGGAAACCCGGCGCAGGCAAATCAGGGGGACCTTGGCCAAACTGGGCATTCTCGGCGAGAGCGGCAGCGAGGACATCGTGGAAATGTGCCTGCTGTTGCTGGGGCGCGAGGCCGGGACGGAATGCCCGAAAAAAATGAACGAACTGTATGCCCTGATCGCGAAAAAGCATGCCGAACAGGGCCGGAAGATCAACGCGGCGAGCGTGGAACAGCGGGTGCGCCGCGCCATCAGCAAGGCGCTCAACAACACCGCCAATCTGGGGCTGGAAGATTACAACAACGAGTTTTTCGTGGCTTTCGGCAGTTCTTTTTTCGATTTCACCGACGTCCGCAACCAGATGAACTTCCTGCGGGGCAGCTCGGAAATCCAGGGAAAGATCAACGTCAAAAAGTTCATCGAGGGCCTGGCCATGCAGGTTCAAGAGGAAGGATAG
- a CDS encoding conserved hypothetical protein (Evidence 4 : Homologs of previously reported genes of unknown function), with translation MITRFGTNADMIIQPVEENGKALLLAIDSNGLYLTTQKMVDSSMADTNRYSTARANTAERLKALGLDPVELTSANQHRIQKIATSTQKVNPLKAAKRASHGK, from the coding sequence ATGATTACCCGTTTTGGCACAAATGCAGATATGATCATCCAGCCGGTTGAGGAAAATGGCAAAGCCCTGCTTCTGGCCATTGACTCCAACGGCCTGTACCTCACCACCCAGAAGATGGTCGATTCGAGCATGGCCGACACCAACCGTTATTCCACCGCCCGCGCGAATACCGCCGAACGGCTGAAGGCCCTGGGCCTCGATCCCGTCGAACTGACCTCCGCCAACCAGCACCGCATCCAGAAAATTGCCACTTCCACCCAGAAGGTCAACCCCCTCAAGGCGGCCAAACGCGCGTCCCACGGCAAATAA